From a single Rhodococcus qingshengii JCM 15477 genomic region:
- a CDS encoding Eco57I restriction-modification methylase domain-containing protein: MSGLSAFKSVRTVGTVLPSEALTRAVDLRMPGQKAADYQLPPGMAVNAAIARGWEAMLAAHREWTQSLDRLPPGDPATKLTREKWMLPLLYELGWGRPEVVGGGLDVEPGLGETAPPHFPISHRLTWPNSTQPTVWVPLHLLGAGVSLDSRTEGVTARAPQSMVQDYLNREDRALWAVLSNGRSLRLLRDASTLAKQSYVEFDLDDIFTNQRYADFRLLFLTAHASRFAPLFESPATELAESDIEPADSGLKPEDCWLETWRTTAIEDGARALLTLQQGVATALQHLGTGFVSHPANTALRDTLAHAQDADRDLHRALLRIAYRLIVLFVAEDRDLLHTLSTESDARVLYTEHFSTARLRRMASTRGGSRHTDLWEAHQIVTDALSGEGLPVLGLNGLGATLFARENLSVLGGAKLPNNSFLAAIKALAEIDDPATGTPRPVDYRNLDSEELGGMYEGLLAFTPRYDAAARTFSLEIAAGNDRKKSGSYYTPSDLIALVLDEALNPLIDEAMRTPDPEAALLALTVVDPAVGSGHFVVAAARRLAAAVATVRTGDTEPNPIDLRAATADVIERCIYGVDLNDLAIEITKVALWLEAFDAQRPFPFLDAHFKVGNALLGTTPELLRHNIPDTAFTALGDDDKQWTSKLKARNKAERAANEDQLTFSFGPETLNVETTKFTKAAREADTGRAADLRRMRARADAWRTLEADPDLVAAKLAADAWCAAFVQPKTKTVGPQPENFASSGQGITHNTLRNIVENPDVVPETIVPSVRKLARQYRFFHWHLEFPGIFTVPDDGTAADPETGWTGGFSCVVGNPPWERVKIQDKEFFTNIGRIDIADSKTAALRKKMIDALAEQDPNLHQAYHDVLRQSDGTTHLLLRGGRYPLTGQGDVNTYSVFAETMRTITAPDGTAGVITPTGLATDKTTAPFFSDTLSSERLLAFYDFENEAKIFAGVHNQFRFAITAMSGSRRTAARARFAFYTRYLSDVAARRFDLSPSEVKLLNPNTGTVPIFRTRIDADITLGIYRRHPALIRDDAPDGNPWGLSFTRLFDMANDSGLFHQPEDLADAEFNGWSYERDDREYVPLYEAKMLSHFDHRFSTYRDATQANLNKGTLPRLDDDQHQDPSLEPLARYWIDRPKVAEALHEKWDRQWLLGWRDITNASNQRTFVPSALPASAVGDKFLLAFPKNSAHGPLLHTVWSTLAFDYVARQKISGTGMKYFIVKQLACPTPSIFEERAAWQSERSLAAWVTPYILELSYASWRIRPYAQEMGDNGAPFHWDPERRSLLRADLDAAFLHVYGLTRSESEHVLDSFPVVRKYEERDHGEYRTRRLVLEAYDRMATAIARGGTGWESLAEVPAGEGPRHAG, from the coding sequence GTGAGTGGGCTGTCCGCCTTCAAATCCGTACGGACCGTCGGCACCGTCCTGCCGAGCGAGGCACTCACTCGGGCCGTTGACCTGCGCATGCCAGGCCAGAAGGCCGCCGACTACCAACTCCCACCCGGAATGGCAGTCAATGCGGCCATCGCCCGCGGCTGGGAGGCGATGCTCGCAGCCCACCGCGAGTGGACCCAGTCACTCGATCGTCTGCCACCGGGAGATCCGGCGACCAAACTCACCCGCGAGAAGTGGATGCTCCCGCTGCTCTACGAACTCGGGTGGGGACGCCCCGAGGTGGTCGGCGGCGGTCTCGACGTGGAACCCGGGCTCGGGGAAACTGCTCCACCGCACTTCCCGATATCCCACCGCCTGACCTGGCCCAACTCCACACAACCCACAGTGTGGGTGCCGTTGCACCTGCTGGGTGCCGGTGTCTCGCTCGACAGCAGAACCGAGGGTGTGACCGCGAGGGCACCCCAGTCGATGGTGCAGGACTACCTCAACCGCGAGGACCGCGCATTGTGGGCAGTGCTGTCCAACGGTCGATCGCTGCGACTGCTGCGCGACGCATCGACACTGGCCAAACAGTCCTACGTCGAGTTCGACCTCGACGACATCTTCACCAATCAGCGCTACGCAGATTTCCGGCTTCTCTTCCTCACCGCTCACGCGAGCAGATTCGCCCCACTCTTCGAAAGTCCCGCAACGGAACTGGCCGAGAGTGACATCGAACCTGCGGACTCCGGGCTCAAACCAGAGGACTGCTGGCTCGAAACCTGGCGCACCACCGCGATCGAAGACGGCGCTCGGGCACTACTCACCCTTCAGCAAGGCGTCGCGACCGCATTGCAACACCTCGGAACAGGCTTCGTGAGCCACCCGGCGAACACTGCACTCCGCGACACCCTCGCGCACGCCCAGGACGCCGACCGCGACCTGCACCGCGCACTACTGCGCATCGCTTACCGGCTCATCGTCCTGTTCGTCGCCGAAGACCGGGACCTACTCCACACCCTGTCCACCGAATCCGATGCCCGTGTGCTTTACACCGAGCACTTTTCCACAGCACGATTGCGCCGCATGGCCAGCACACGGGGCGGTAGCCGCCACACCGATCTGTGGGAAGCACACCAAATCGTCACCGACGCCCTCTCCGGCGAAGGGCTACCGGTACTCGGGCTGAACGGATTGGGCGCGACTCTGTTCGCGCGCGAGAACCTCAGCGTGCTCGGAGGCGCGAAACTACCCAACAACAGTTTCCTGGCCGCCATCAAAGCTTTGGCCGAGATCGACGACCCGGCAACAGGTACCCCACGGCCGGTCGACTACCGCAACCTCGACAGCGAAGAACTCGGCGGAATGTACGAGGGGTTGCTGGCTTTCACTCCCCGCTACGACGCCGCGGCCCGTACATTCAGCCTCGAGATCGCCGCCGGTAACGACCGCAAGAAGTCCGGCTCCTACTACACCCCTTCCGATCTCATCGCACTCGTCCTCGACGAGGCACTCAACCCGCTGATCGACGAAGCCATGCGCACACCCGACCCGGAAGCGGCGCTACTTGCTCTCACCGTCGTGGACCCGGCAGTAGGCTCAGGCCATTTCGTTGTCGCCGCGGCCCGCCGTCTGGCCGCAGCCGTCGCCACGGTGCGCACAGGAGACACCGAACCCAACCCGATCGACCTACGGGCCGCCACCGCCGATGTCATCGAACGCTGCATCTACGGTGTCGACCTCAACGATCTCGCCATCGAGATCACCAAAGTCGCCCTCTGGCTCGAAGCCTTCGACGCACAGCGGCCCTTCCCGTTCCTCGACGCACACTTCAAGGTCGGCAACGCACTCCTCGGCACCACCCCGGAACTGTTGCGCCACAACATCCCCGACACAGCATTCACTGCTCTCGGCGACGACGACAAACAATGGACCAGCAAACTCAAAGCCCGCAACAAAGCCGAACGCGCCGCGAACGAGGACCAGCTGACCTTCAGCTTCGGGCCGGAAACCTTGAACGTCGAGACCACGAAGTTCACCAAAGCAGCACGCGAAGCTGACACCGGCCGCGCCGCCGACCTCAGGCGAATGCGGGCCCGAGCCGATGCATGGCGCACTCTCGAAGCAGACCCCGACCTTGTTGCTGCGAAACTAGCAGCCGACGCCTGGTGTGCCGCATTCGTTCAACCCAAGACGAAAACGGTGGGACCGCAACCGGAGAACTTCGCGTCCTCCGGGCAGGGCATCACCCACAACACTCTCCGGAACATCGTCGAAAACCCTGACGTCGTTCCCGAAACTATCGTCCCATCGGTGCGGAAGCTTGCTCGCCAATACCGTTTCTTCCACTGGCACCTAGAATTCCCCGGGATCTTCACCGTCCCCGACGACGGCACCGCAGCCGACCCAGAAACGGGTTGGACCGGCGGGTTTTCTTGCGTCGTCGGCAACCCGCCGTGGGAACGCGTGAAGATCCAGGACAAGGAATTCTTCACCAACATCGGCCGTATCGATATTGCCGACTCGAAGACAGCGGCCCTCCGCAAGAAGATGATCGACGCGCTCGCCGAACAAGACCCAAACCTGCACCAGGCCTACCATGATGTGCTCCGGCAATCCGACGGCACCACTCACCTCCTATTGCGTGGTGGACGCTACCCGCTTACAGGTCAAGGCGACGTCAATACCTATAGCGTGTTCGCCGAAACTATGCGCACCATCACCGCGCCCGACGGGACCGCCGGAGTCATCACTCCCACCGGACTCGCCACCGACAAGACAACCGCACCCTTCTTCTCCGACACGCTCAGCAGTGAACGGCTCCTTGCGTTTTATGATTTCGAGAACGAAGCAAAGATCTTCGCTGGTGTGCACAATCAGTTTCGGTTCGCCATCACGGCAATGTCCGGCAGCAGACGCACAGCAGCACGTGCCAGGTTCGCCTTCTATACTCGCTACCTGTCTGACGTGGCTGCCAGGCGCTTCGACCTTTCGCCTAGCGAGGTGAAACTGTTGAATCCCAATACAGGAACTGTTCCAATTTTCCGCACCCGTATCGACGCCGACATCACCCTCGGCATCTACCGCCGTCACCCCGCGCTCATCCGAGACGACGCACCCGACGGAAACCCCTGGGGCCTGAGCTTCACGCGACTCTTCGACATGGCTAACGACTCGGGACTGTTCCACCAGCCGGAGGACCTGGCCGACGCAGAATTCAACGGATGGTCCTACGAACGAGATGACCGTGAGTATGTGCCCCTGTACGAGGCGAAAATGCTCAGCCACTTCGACCACCGCTTCTCCACCTACCGCGATGCAACCCAGGCCAATTTAAATAAAGGAACCCTGCCGCGGCTGGATGACGACCAGCATCAGGACCCTAGCCTCGAGCCCCTCGCCCGTTATTGGATAGACAGACCCAAAGTCGCAGAGGCGCTTCACGAGAAATGGGACCGGCAGTGGTTGCTCGGCTGGCGCGACATTACCAACGCAAGTAATCAGCGCACGTTCGTTCCCTCAGCGCTCCCGGCTTCTGCGGTGGGTGATAAGTTTCTGCTGGCTTTCCCTAAGAACAGTGCGCATGGCCCGCTACTTCACACAGTGTGGTCAACCCTCGCTTTTGACTACGTTGCGAGGCAGAAGATCAGTGGAACCGGGATGAAGTACTTCATCGTCAAACAGCTCGCATGCCCTACCCCGTCCATCTTCGAGGAACGCGCTGCTTGGCAATCGGAAAGGTCTCTCGCTGCGTGGGTTACCCCATACATTCTCGAACTGTCGTATGCATCATGGCGCATACGGCCCTACGCGCAGGAGATGGGCGACAACGGCGCACCGTTCCACTGGGATCCCGAGCGCCGATCATTGCTCCGGGCTGACCTTGACGCGGCATTCCTCCACGTCTACGGCCTCACCCGATCAGAATCTGAGCACGTTCTCGACTCATTCCCCGTTGTCCGTAAATACGAGGAGCGCGATCACGGCGAATACCGCACCCGTCGTTTAGTCCTGGAAGCCTACGACCGAATGGCGACCGCGATCGCCCGAGGCGGAACAGGTTGGGAATCGTTGGCCGAGGTTCCGGCAGGAGAAGGGCCTCGCCATGCCGGATGA